A portion of the Aquila chrysaetos chrysaetos chromosome 4, bAquChr1.4, whole genome shotgun sequence genome contains these proteins:
- the NDRG1 gene encoding protein NDRG1 isoform X2, translating to MQQEYQLLTMSTEFQDAHLAEVKPLVEKEEAITRLLPDFDVQEQDVETVHGSVHVTMCGTPRGNRPAILTYHDIGLNHKTCFNPLFNFEDMQEITQHFAVCHVDAPGQQDGAPSFQAGYVYPSMDQLAEMLPGILKQFGLKTVIGMGTGAGAYILTRFALNHAEMVEGLVLINVNPCAEGWMDWAATKISGWTNALPDMVISHLFGKEEIHSNHDLIHTYRQHIINDMNQTNLHLFVNSYNSRRDLEIERPVPGINVVTLQCPVLLVVGDSSPAVDAVVECNSKLDPTRTTLLKMADCGGLPQVSQPAKLAEAFKYFVQGMGYIPSASMTRLMRSRTASGSSVTSLEGQRSRSHTGEGTRSRSHTGEGTRSRSHTGDGARNRSHTDTRIELTPNSASNAEQSSPKSMEVSC from the exons GAGCAAGATGTGGAGACTGTGCATGGCTCGGTCCATGTCACCATGTGTGGGACTCCCAGAGGGAACCGGCCAGCTATCCTCACCTACCATGACATCGGGCTGAATC ataaAACTTGCTTCAATCCTCTCTTCAACTTTGAGGATATGCAGGAAATCACCCAGCACTTTGCAGTCTGCCATGTGGATGCACCTGGTCAGCAGGATGGAGCACCGTCTTTCCAGGCTGG GTACGTGTATCCCTCCATGGATCAGCTGGCCGAAATGCTTCCTGGAATCCTGAAACAGTTTGG GCTGAAGACCGTTATAGGAATGGGAACTGGAGCCGGTGCCTACATCTTAACCAGATTTGCT ttaaATCACGCAGAGATGGTGGAGGGATTAGTTCTCATTAATGTAAACCCTTGTGCTGAAGGTTGGATGGACTGGGCAGCAACTAAG ATTTCAGGTTGGACAAATGCTTTACCAGACATGGTCATTTCACATCTTTTTGGAAAG GAAGAGATTCACAGCAACCATGACCTGATCCATACTTACCGTCAGCATATTATTAATGATATGAATCAAACCAACCTTCATCTCTTTGTCAACTCTTACAACAG tcgGCGAGACCTAGAGATTGAGCGCCCTGTTCCTGGAATAAATGTTGTCACCCTTca ATGCCCCGTCCTCCTGGTGGTTGGTGACAGTTCCCCGGCGGTGGATGCTGTG GTTGAATGCAACTCAAAGCTGGACCCGACGAGGACCACACTTCTGAAG ATGGCTGACTGCGGTGGGCTCCCTCAAGTTTCCCAG CCTGCCAAGCTTGCAGAAGCTTTCAAATACTTTGTTCAGGGAATGGGATACA TCCCCTCTGCAAGCATGACCAGGCTGATGAGGTCCCGCACCGCTTCTGGCTCCAGCGTAACCTCTTTGGAAGGACAGAGGAGCCGGTCTCACACCGGGGAAGGCACGAGGAGCCGGTCTCACACTGGGGAGGGAACGAGGAGCCGATCCCACACCGGGGATGGTGCCAGGAACCGCTCCCACACAGACACGCGCATTGAGCTGACGCCGAACTCGGCAAGCAACGCTGAACAATCAAGCCCCAAGTCCATGGAGGTGTCCTGTTAG
- the NDRG1 gene encoding protein NDRG1 isoform X4 has protein sequence MVLDMEDTAYLLNSAEQDVETVHGSVHVTMCGTPRGNRPAILTYHDIGLNHKTCFNPLFNFEDMQEITQHFAVCHVDAPGQQDGAPSFQAGYVYPSMDQLAEMLPGILKQFGLKTVIGMGTGAGAYILTRFALNHAEMVEGLVLINVNPCAEGWMDWAATKISGWTNALPDMVISHLFGKEEIHSNHDLIHTYRQHIINDMNQTNLHLFVNSYNSRRDLEIERPVPGINVVTLQCPVLLVVGDSSPAVDAVVECNSKLDPTRTTLLKMADCGGLPQVSQPAKLAEAFKYFVQGMGYIPSASMTRLMRSRTASGSSVTSLEGQRSRSHTGEGTRSRSHTGEGTRSRSHTGDGARNRSHTDTRIELTPNSASNAEQSSPKSMEVSC, from the exons GAGCAAGATGTGGAGACTGTGCATGGCTCGGTCCATGTCACCATGTGTGGGACTCCCAGAGGGAACCGGCCAGCTATCCTCACCTACCATGACATCGGGCTGAATC ataaAACTTGCTTCAATCCTCTCTTCAACTTTGAGGATATGCAGGAAATCACCCAGCACTTTGCAGTCTGCCATGTGGATGCACCTGGTCAGCAGGATGGAGCACCGTCTTTCCAGGCTGG GTACGTGTATCCCTCCATGGATCAGCTGGCCGAAATGCTTCCTGGAATCCTGAAACAGTTTGG GCTGAAGACCGTTATAGGAATGGGAACTGGAGCCGGTGCCTACATCTTAACCAGATTTGCT ttaaATCACGCAGAGATGGTGGAGGGATTAGTTCTCATTAATGTAAACCCTTGTGCTGAAGGTTGGATGGACTGGGCAGCAACTAAG ATTTCAGGTTGGACAAATGCTTTACCAGACATGGTCATTTCACATCTTTTTGGAAAG GAAGAGATTCACAGCAACCATGACCTGATCCATACTTACCGTCAGCATATTATTAATGATATGAATCAAACCAACCTTCATCTCTTTGTCAACTCTTACAACAG tcgGCGAGACCTAGAGATTGAGCGCCCTGTTCCTGGAATAAATGTTGTCACCCTTca ATGCCCCGTCCTCCTGGTGGTTGGTGACAGTTCCCCGGCGGTGGATGCTGTG GTTGAATGCAACTCAAAGCTGGACCCGACGAGGACCACACTTCTGAAG ATGGCTGACTGCGGTGGGCTCCCTCAAGTTTCCCAG CCTGCCAAGCTTGCAGAAGCTTTCAAATACTTTGTTCAGGGAATGGGATACA TCCCCTCTGCAAGCATGACCAGGCTGATGAGGTCCCGCACCGCTTCTGGCTCCAGCGTAACCTCTTTGGAAGGACAGAGGAGCCGGTCTCACACCGGGGAAGGCACGAGGAGCCGGTCTCACACTGGGGAGGGAACGAGGAGCCGATCCCACACCGGGGATGGTGCCAGGAACCGCTCCCACACAGACACGCGCATTGAGCTGACGCCGAACTCGGCAAGCAACGCTGAACAATCAAGCCCCAAGTCCATGGAGGTGTCCTGTTAG
- the NDRG1 gene encoding protein NDRG1 isoform X3, with protein MSTEFQDAHLAEVKPLVEKEEAITRLLPDFDVQEQDVETVHGSVHVTMCGTPRGNRPAILTYHDIGLNHKTCFNPLFNFEDMQEITQHFAVCHVDAPGQQDGAPSFQAGYVYPSMDQLAEMLPGILKQFGLKTVIGMGTGAGAYILTRFALNHAEMVEGLVLINVNPCAEGWMDWAATKISGWTNALPDMVISHLFGKEEIHSNHDLIHTYRQHIINDMNQTNLHLFVNSYNSRRDLEIERPVPGINVVTLQCPVLLVVGDSSPAVDAVVECNSKLDPTRTTLLKMADCGGLPQVSQPAKLAEAFKYFVQGMGYIPSASMTRLMRSRTASGSSVTSLEGQRSRSHTGEGTRSRSHTGEGTRSRSHTGDGARNRSHTDTRIELTPNSASNAEQSSPKSMEVSC; from the exons GAGCAAGATGTGGAGACTGTGCATGGCTCGGTCCATGTCACCATGTGTGGGACTCCCAGAGGGAACCGGCCAGCTATCCTCACCTACCATGACATCGGGCTGAATC ataaAACTTGCTTCAATCCTCTCTTCAACTTTGAGGATATGCAGGAAATCACCCAGCACTTTGCAGTCTGCCATGTGGATGCACCTGGTCAGCAGGATGGAGCACCGTCTTTCCAGGCTGG GTACGTGTATCCCTCCATGGATCAGCTGGCCGAAATGCTTCCTGGAATCCTGAAACAGTTTGG GCTGAAGACCGTTATAGGAATGGGAACTGGAGCCGGTGCCTACATCTTAACCAGATTTGCT ttaaATCACGCAGAGATGGTGGAGGGATTAGTTCTCATTAATGTAAACCCTTGTGCTGAAGGTTGGATGGACTGGGCAGCAACTAAG ATTTCAGGTTGGACAAATGCTTTACCAGACATGGTCATTTCACATCTTTTTGGAAAG GAAGAGATTCACAGCAACCATGACCTGATCCATACTTACCGTCAGCATATTATTAATGATATGAATCAAACCAACCTTCATCTCTTTGTCAACTCTTACAACAG tcgGCGAGACCTAGAGATTGAGCGCCCTGTTCCTGGAATAAATGTTGTCACCCTTca ATGCCCCGTCCTCCTGGTGGTTGGTGACAGTTCCCCGGCGGTGGATGCTGTG GTTGAATGCAACTCAAAGCTGGACCCGACGAGGACCACACTTCTGAAG ATGGCTGACTGCGGTGGGCTCCCTCAAGTTTCCCAG CCTGCCAAGCTTGCAGAAGCTTTCAAATACTTTGTTCAGGGAATGGGATACA TCCCCTCTGCAAGCATGACCAGGCTGATGAGGTCCCGCACCGCTTCTGGCTCCAGCGTAACCTCTTTGGAAGGACAGAGGAGCCGGTCTCACACCGGGGAAGGCACGAGGAGCCGGTCTCACACTGGGGAGGGAACGAGGAGCCGATCCCACACCGGGGATGGTGCCAGGAACCGCTCCCACACAGACACGCGCATTGAGCTGACGCCGAACTCGGCAAGCAACGCTGAACAATCAAGCCCCAAGTCCATGGAGGTGTCCTGTTAG